One genomic segment of Synechocystis sp. LKSZ1 includes these proteins:
- a CDS encoding ABC transporter permease, protein MLTGLILTGGFVLMAVLAPLFQALHLIADPQDILSSLPLEAPSPSHWFGTNVRGYDVFSRTLFGTQAALQVVILATTLSLVIGVPLGMISGYLGGKVDKCLLFLMDTLYTLPGLLLSITLAFILGRGLLNVAVAVSITYIPQYYRLVRNHTTSVKTELFIEAARAMGASPRRVLSRYLFGNVIQSVPVLFTLNAADAILILGGLGFLGLGLPEELPEWGHDLKEALPDLSTGIWWTTLFPGLFLTTLVVGISFIGEGVSELLNPRLRQQR, encoded by the coding sequence ATGCTGACCGGGCTGATCCTGACGGGGGGATTTGTGCTGATGGCGGTTCTGGCCCCCCTTTTCCAGGCCCTGCACCTGATTGCCGACCCCCAAGATATTCTGAGTAGTCTGCCCCTAGAGGCTCCAAGTCCTAGCCATTGGTTTGGCACTAATGTGCGCGGCTATGATGTCTTTTCTCGTACGTTGTTTGGAACGCAGGCGGCCCTGCAAGTGGTGATTTTGGCCACAACCCTATCCCTGGTGATCGGCGTTCCCTTGGGGATGATCAGCGGTTACCTAGGCGGAAAGGTTGATAAGTGCTTACTGTTTTTGATGGACACGCTGTATACTCTGCCCGGTTTACTGTTGTCCATTACCCTGGCCTTCATCCTGGGCCGGGGCCTGCTCAATGTGGCGGTAGCCGTGAGTATTACCTACATTCCCCAGTACTATCGCCTGGTGCGCAACCACACGACCAGTGTTAAAACCGAATTGTTTATCGAAGCCGCTAGGGCCATGGGGGCCAGTCCCCGCCGTGTTTTATCTCGCTATCTCTTCGGTAACGTCATCCAGAGTGTCCCCGTGCTATTTACCCTCAATGCCGCTGATGCCATTTTGATCCTAGGAGGCCTGGGTTTCCTGGGTTTGGGGCTACCAGAGGAACTACCGGAATGGGGCCATGATCTGAAAGAGGCCCTACCGGATCTGTCCACAGGCATTTGGTGGACAACCCTATTTCCAGGCCTGTTTCTAACTACTCTAGTCGTGGGCATTTCTTTCATTGGCGAAGGGGTGAGTGAACTCCTCAATCCCCGCCTCCGCCAACAACGCTAA
- the dapF gene encoding diaminopimelate epimerase — translation MAQPFTKYQGLGNDFILIDNRHHDEPIISPATAVQWCDRHFGIGADGVIFALPGQGDTDYTMRIFNSDGSEPEMCGNGIRCLAHFLAELEGQVTPGKTYRIHTLAGVISPQLTPEGQVRVDMGEPQLLAQQIPTTLGQPGEKVIESPLTVAEQAWPVTCVSMGNPHCITFVPDTAAIPLAQIGPLFEHHPVFPQRTNTEFIQVLAPDYLKMRVWERGAGITLACGTGACASVVAAVLTGRSERRCTVELPGGCLDIEWSMADGRVYMTGPAQPVFQGLIEVGSTTV, via the coding sequence ATGGCACAACCCTTCACCAAATACCAAGGCCTCGGCAATGACTTTATCTTGATCGACAATCGCCATCACGACGAACCGATCATCTCCCCGGCAACGGCGGTGCAATGGTGCGACCGGCATTTTGGCATTGGGGCCGATGGGGTGATTTTCGCCCTGCCGGGCCAAGGGGATACGGACTACACCATGCGGATCTTTAACTCAGATGGTTCCGAACCGGAAATGTGCGGCAACGGCATTCGTTGTTTGGCCCATTTTTTGGCCGAGCTAGAGGGCCAGGTAACCCCCGGCAAAACCTATCGCATCCACACCTTGGCTGGGGTGATTTCGCCTCAATTAACCCCCGAGGGCCAGGTCAGAGTCGATATGGGGGAACCGCAACTCCTGGCCCAGCAAATTCCGACGACCCTAGGCCAGCCGGGGGAAAAAGTCATTGAGTCTCCCCTCACGGTTGCGGAACAAGCCTGGCCCGTCACCTGTGTCAGCATGGGCAACCCCCACTGTATTACCTTTGTTCCAGATACGGCTGCTATTCCCCTCGCCCAGATTGGCCCTTTGTTTGAGCATCATCCGGTCTTTCCTCAACGAACCAATACGGAATTTATTCAAGTGCTGGCCCCGGACTACCTCAAAATGCGGGTCTGGGAACGGGGGGCCGGCATTACCCTGGCCTGTGGGACGGGGGCCTGTGCCTCCGTGGTGGCAGCGGTGCTGACGGGGCGGAGTGAACGGCGCTGTACGGTGGAGTTACCCGGTGGTTGCCTGGACATTGAATGGTCGATGGCGGATGGCCGGGTATATATGACAGGGCCAGCTCAGCCTGTTTTCCAGGGTCTCATCGAAGTAGGCTCAACTACTGTTTAG
- a CDS encoding glutathione S-transferase family protein codes for MLELYQFELSQYSEKIRLILDYKGLDYRKIEVVPGVGQFELFRLSGQAKVPVLKDGDTIIADSTEIALYLDRKFPEKPLIPTDPVLRGRCLLMEEWADESIGLKGRTAFIGALNQNPQFRTSLLPKETPGLLKNLVSAVPGDMLDLLGTGIGFGGEAVKEALRGLHQDLEALTLILQHQPYLVTDHPTLADLAVAGLSMILKFPGDGYLKIPQGLKGKGIPGLGDNSAYAPFFEWRDRLYQQYRKSGGDFSTPAQGSSNPTTITIE; via the coding sequence ATGTTAGAGCTTTATCAATTTGAACTATCCCAGTACTCTGAAAAAATTCGTCTGATCCTCGACTACAAAGGCCTGGACTATCGCAAAATTGAAGTCGTACCAGGGGTTGGCCAGTTTGAACTGTTTCGCCTATCGGGCCAGGCCAAGGTTCCCGTGCTCAAGGATGGCGACACGATTATCGCCGACTCTACGGAAATTGCCCTCTACCTCGACCGCAAGTTTCCCGAAAAACCGTTAATTCCCACGGATCCGGTACTGCGGGGCCGCTGTTTATTGATGGAAGAATGGGCCGATGAATCCATTGGTTTAAAAGGACGGACTGCCTTTATTGGGGCCTTGAACCAGAATCCCCAGTTTCGGACGTCCCTTTTACCCAAGGAAACACCCGGATTGCTTAAGAATTTAGTCAGCGCTGTGCCTGGGGATATGCTCGACTTGTTGGGAACCGGCATTGGTTTTGGGGGAGAAGCCGTCAAGGAGGCCCTGCGGGGATTACATCAGGATCTAGAGGCCCTGACCCTAATTTTGCAGCATCAACCCTATTTGGTCACCGACCATCCCACCTTGGCGGACTTGGCTGTAGCTGGACTGAGCATGATCCTCAAATTTCCGGGAGATGGTTACCTGAAAATTCCCCAGGGCCTGAAGGGCAAAGGCATTCCTGGCCTGGGAGACAACAGTGCCTATGCCCCCTTCTTTGAATGGCGTGACCGACTGTATCAGCAGTACCGCAAATCGGGGGGAGATTTTTCGACGCCGGCCCAGGGAAGTAGTAATCCCACTACCATCACCATTGAATAG
- the menD gene encoding 2-succinyl-5-enolpyruvyl-6-hydroxy-3-cyclohexene-1-carboxylic-acid synthase produces the protein MLDFSNVNSLWSSVLVETLVSLGLKLAVVCPGSRSTPLTVALARHPQLEVIPILDERSAAFFALGRAKRLHGPVVLVCTSGTAAANFFPAIIEAKESQVPLLVLTADRPPHLRHCHAGQTIDQFKLYGAYPQWQTELALPSADLMALQYLRQTLAYAWERTIYPRSGVVHLNCPFTEPLAPIPDPSIQSLGPAFPQANFFRHLSSKTGMSVSDSLIELPSLPAGGLIVAGLYQGPEPETYATLIADLAQGLNYPVLSDALSPLRHRFRGDYSLVTGYDFILRSPSAQAALQPSCVLQIGELPTSKQLRNWLNSLAVPRYILDPTGENFDPLHGSVRSLRCSLPALVAALRPQFSNVRADNYPQQWQAYEDQTQALLHKALLHRDTLAESNLMPHLAQGLPPETVLMVANSMPVRYMEFFWPRTQQKYEIYFNRGANGIDGTLSTALGLAHRDWPTVLLTGDLSLLHDSNGFLLGPLFQGSLTIILVNNQGGGIFEMLPITQFSEVFERYFATPQVIDFAQLCRTYGVAHHVIASLPALEQALALDFPPGIRVWEIASNRREEAQWLQQLMGQFETIQW, from the coding sequence ATGCTAGATTTTTCTAATGTCAATAGTCTTTGGTCTTCTGTCCTGGTAGAAACCCTGGTTAGTCTTGGCCTAAAGCTAGCGGTCGTCTGTCCGGGTTCTCGCTCTACGCCCCTCACCGTGGCCCTGGCCCGTCATCCCCAGCTAGAGGTGATTCCGATTCTTGATGAACGGTCGGCGGCCTTTTTTGCCTTGGGTCGGGCCAAACGCCTTCACGGGCCAGTGGTCTTGGTCTGTACATCGGGAACTGCGGCGGCCAATTTTTTCCCTGCCATCATTGAGGCCAAGGAAAGTCAAGTTCCCCTTTTGGTGTTAACGGCTGACCGCCCTCCCCACCTGCGCCATTGCCATGCGGGTCAGACCATTGATCAATTTAAGCTGTACGGTGCCTATCCCCAGTGGCAGACGGAACTCGCCCTGCCCAGTGCGGATTTAATGGCCCTGCAATACCTGCGCCAAACCCTGGCCTACGCCTGGGAACGAACTATCTATCCCCGCTCTGGCGTTGTTCACCTTAACTGCCCCTTCACTGAACCTTTGGCCCCGATTCCTGACCCCAGTATCCAGTCCCTCGGGCCGGCTTTTCCCCAGGCCAACTTTTTTCGCCATCTGTCATCCAAAACCGGGATGTCTGTCTCAGATTCCCTGATTGAGCTTCCCTCCTTGCCAGCAGGGGGCCTCATTGTTGCCGGCCTGTATCAAGGGCCAGAGCCAGAGACCTATGCCACCCTGATTGCTGATCTAGCCCAGGGCCTGAATTATCCCGTCCTGAGTGATGCCCTCTCGCCTCTCCGCCATCGATTTAGGGGAGATTATTCTTTAGTGACGGGCTACGATTTTATTTTGCGCTCTCCCTCAGCCCAAGCAGCATTACAACCGAGTTGTGTCCTACAAATTGGCGAACTTCCTACCAGCAAACAACTACGAAACTGGTTAAATAGTCTCGCGGTACCGCGCTACATCCTCGACCCGACGGGGGAAAATTTCGACCCCCTCCACGGCTCGGTTCGTTCCCTACGTTGCTCCCTACCGGCCTTGGTGGCCGCGCTACGCCCCCAGTTTTCTAACGTTCGGGCTGATAACTACCCCCAACAGTGGCAGGCCTACGAAGACCAGACTCAAGCCCTTCTGCACAAGGCCCTTCTGCATCGAGATACCCTGGCGGAAAGTAACCTGATGCCCCACTTAGCCCAGGGTTTACCACCCGAAACGGTACTGATGGTTGCCAACAGTATGCCGGTGCGGTACATGGAGTTTTTTTGGCCGAGGACTCAGCAAAAATATGAGATTTACTTTAATCGCGGGGCTAATGGCATTGATGGCACGCTTTCGACGGCCCTGGGCCTGGCCCATCGTGACTGGCCGACGGTGTTGCTCACCGGCGACCTTTCCCTGCTCCACGACAGCAATGGCTTTCTCCTAGGGCCCCTTTTCCAGGGGAGCTTAACCATTATTTTGGTGAATAACCAGGGAGGTGGCATCTTTGAAATGTTGCCCATTACTCAATTTTCCGAGGTTTTTGAGCGTTACTTTGCCACTCCCCAGGTTATCGATTTTGCTCAACTCTGTCGCACCTATGGCGTGGCCCATCACGTCATCGCTAGCCTCCCGGCCCTAGAGCAGGCCCTGGCTTTGGACTTTCCCCCCGGCATCCGAGTGTGGGAAATTGCCAGCAACCGTCGAGAGGAGGCCCAATGGCTACAGCAGTTAATGGGCCAGTTTGAGACTATTCAATGGTGA
- a CDS encoding PP2C family serine/threonine-protein phosphatase codes for MAPICCPNPRCQTPNPLSHQHCETCQTLLLKRYLWVVGDWIKAYPLGQMIDERYELVQPRILLDTQPALLIDGPEEIPAYITPYLKLFPYRLHVPQVYDFFPSTDAELDLSLWFLDYGPIPLNEQGEPLYPELLPALTSQWITASPLQQLTWLWQMAQLWHPFQAQGVVSSLLQPEFLKVNGAQVQLRELQVDEHQFYEPKHLASVWGPLLLQAHAAIADFCQTLHQQLEQGKIHHDGQLLDILGQGLEQLASQYQHHYQICTRTDRGPNRDHNEDACYPPTQVLQQGQQLLTTLTIVCDGVGGQEGGEIASQWVVEHLPLAIANQPELGGKAPHRRLAPLIETCLNQVNDQLNQRNNQENRQERERMGTTLVMSLAQQHHLYIVNVGDSRCYWITPQSCLQATVDDDLACREVRLGYMLYRDALKLPRSGALTQVIGLDSSQRLHPSIQQVVVPENSLFLLCSDGLCDFYRVDQYWPRLLAPVLSGEMDLLTAGDALIQMANEVNGHDNVTVALVHCQIQAPETFQSLAYPHPGVNKVGDKSTLPPVVVAESPEPLPALPSLTLTPPSVPASTPQNSVWALSLSGLVGLLLLSWFVVLAFPDLFSRPTDSPSPAPTLPITP; via the coding sequence GTGGCCCCGATCTGCTGTCCGAATCCGCGCTGTCAAACCCCTAATCCCCTGAGTCACCAGCACTGCGAAACCTGTCAAACGCTGTTACTCAAGCGTTACCTCTGGGTCGTGGGAGACTGGATTAAAGCCTATCCGCTAGGCCAGATGATCGATGAACGCTACGAGCTAGTCCAACCGCGAATATTACTTGATACTCAACCAGCTTTATTGATAGATGGTCCGGAGGAAATTCCTGCCTACATTACGCCCTACCTTAAGCTGTTTCCCTATCGTTTACATGTCCCTCAAGTTTATGATTTTTTCCCTAGTACGGATGCAGAATTAGATCTCAGTCTCTGGTTTTTGGACTACGGCCCAATTCCCCTCAATGAACAGGGAGAACCGCTTTACCCTGAACTCTTGCCGGCCCTGACTAGTCAATGGATTACTGCTTCGCCCCTCCAACAACTCACTTGGCTCTGGCAAATGGCCCAGCTTTGGCATCCTTTCCAAGCCCAGGGGGTGGTGTCGAGTCTTCTCCAGCCAGAGTTTTTAAAGGTGAATGGGGCCCAGGTGCAACTCCGGGAACTCCAGGTAGATGAGCACCAATTCTATGAGCCCAAGCATTTAGCCTCAGTCTGGGGGCCACTCCTGCTCCAGGCCCACGCGGCCATTGCCGATTTTTGCCAGACGCTCCACCAACAGTTAGAGCAGGGCAAGATTCACCACGATGGGCAACTCCTGGATATTCTTGGGCAAGGGCTTGAGCAGTTGGCTAGTCAGTACCAGCACCATTACCAAATTTGTACGCGAACCGACCGGGGGCCAAACCGAGACCACAATGAGGACGCCTGCTATCCGCCGACTCAAGTGCTCCAGCAAGGTCAACAACTCCTTACAACTTTGACCATTGTCTGTGATGGCGTTGGGGGCCAGGAAGGAGGCGAAATTGCATCCCAGTGGGTTGTTGAACATTTACCCCTAGCTATTGCCAATCAACCCGAACTCGGCGGCAAGGCCCCCCATCGTCGCCTAGCGCCGCTCATCGAGACCTGTCTCAATCAGGTCAACGACCAACTCAACCAACGGAATAATCAAGAAAATCGCCAGGAACGGGAGCGGATGGGGACGACCCTGGTAATGAGCCTGGCCCAACAGCACCATCTTTACATCGTTAACGTGGGGGATTCCCGCTGTTACTGGATTACGCCCCAAAGCTGTCTCCAGGCGACGGTGGATGATGATCTGGCCTGTCGAGAAGTGCGTCTGGGCTATATGCTCTACCGCGATGCACTAAAACTGCCCCGTTCCGGTGCCTTGACCCAGGTGATTGGCCTGGACAGCTCTCAGCGTCTCCATCCTTCCATTCAACAAGTGGTAGTTCCCGAAAACTCTCTCTTTTTACTTTGCTCCGATGGCCTGTGTGATTTTTATCGCGTTGATCAGTACTGGCCTCGCTTACTAGCCCCTGTATTAAGTGGGGAAATGGACTTGCTCACTGCCGGAGATGCGTTAATTCAAATGGCCAACGAGGTCAACGGCCATGACAATGTCACCGTGGCCCTTGTTCACTGCCAAATTCAAGCACCGGAAACCTTCCAATCCCTGGCCTATCCTCACCCAGGCGTCAACAAAGTCGGGGATAAATCTACCCTTCCTCCCGTCGTTGTGGCAGAGTCCCCAGAGCCTCTCCCGGCTCTTCCGAGCTTGACCCTAACCCCTCCCTCTGTTCCCGCTTCTACACCGCAAAACTCGGTCTGGGCTTTAAGCCTTTCCGGTTTGGTCGGTCTACTACTGCTGTCCTGGTTCGTGGTCTTGGCTTTTCCGGATTTATTCTCCCGGCCGACGGACTCTCCTTCCCCTGCTCCCACCTTGCCGATTACGCCCTAG
- a CDS encoding late competence development ComFB family protein, producing the protein MTTNSQTAKTYINVMEALVQQEIEKQLKFYPQNLRSYLNTVEVATYALNRLPPLYASSTTGQRQQEYQGGKKYKEEITSAVRRAIAAVERDPLRSCTPIVSEMELQYEEAAQVLHGIQALLSERGLLDYPGQTLNWENCLRVLKKAFDRATGKATTPPPSFTRNVPPPPPAPNPRRTNSNATLW; encoded by the coding sequence ATGACAACCAACTCCCAAACGGCGAAGACCTACATCAATGTGATGGAGGCTTTGGTACAACAAGAAATCGAGAAACAACTGAAGTTTTATCCCCAGAATCTAAGATCATACCTTAATACTGTTGAAGTAGCCACCTACGCCCTTAATCGCCTGCCGCCCCTCTATGCCTCCAGCACCACAGGACAACGGCAACAGGAATACCAAGGGGGTAAAAAATACAAAGAAGAAATTACCTCCGCCGTTCGTCGTGCCATTGCCGCCGTTGAGCGAGACCCGCTCCGGAGTTGCACCCCCATTGTTTCAGAAATGGAACTCCAGTATGAAGAAGCGGCTCAGGTTCTCCATGGCATTCAGGCCCTTTTGAGTGAACGGGGCCTGTTAGACTATCCCGGTCAGACCTTGAATTGGGAAAATTGCCTACGGGTTCTTAAAAAAGCCTTTGACCGAGCTACGGGTAAGGCAACAACGCCACCACCTTCTTTTACGCGTAACGTACCACCGCCACCACCAGCTCCCAATCCCCGTCGTACTAACTCGAATGCAACCCTGTGGTAG
- a CDS encoding aromatic ring-hydroxylating dioxygenase subunit alpha: MSVVSTTRSSKIPLRVCPIHLEHWYVVAQSGEVHQRPLSVTLWHQPIVLFRDAQGQIQAIEDRCPHRQVKLSEGKVVGNHLECAYHGWQFDGTGHCVEIPYLTERQKRPQCRLRTYPVRELDGFIWLYPGDPEQLAQQAIEPMGLPEWKHLNYIASFTTIDCQGHFSFLIENLMDMYHGHLHDNYQAWASASLQRIEATPDCVHAYYEAQSYYRIDKIWSISQLFFPALRRLHPEPLTVSYHYPHWASSLGEDFKIYCLFCPVSETHTRAYLVHFTSLQAFPNLHKLPVAFRQFLKNRLFGSARRLLEGLVEQDVMMIEQEQQAYLRHPEQRSYEVNPALAAVQKLIRQQAQGATTGLHSS, from the coding sequence ATGTCCGTGGTTTCGACAACTCGTTCCAGCAAGATCCCCCTGCGTGTCTGCCCCATTCATCTCGAGCATTGGTACGTTGTGGCCCAGAGTGGCGAAGTCCACCAACGGCCCCTCAGTGTCACCCTCTGGCACCAACCAATTGTACTGTTTCGGGATGCCCAGGGCCAAATTCAGGCCATCGAAGACCGCTGTCCCCACCGGCAGGTCAAATTGAGTGAAGGCAAGGTGGTAGGGAATCATCTAGAATGTGCTTACCATGGCTGGCAGTTTGATGGTACAGGCCACTGTGTAGAAATTCCGTATTTAACAGAACGACAGAAACGCCCCCAGTGTCGTTTGCGAACCTATCCCGTCCGCGAACTGGATGGCTTTATCTGGCTTTATCCCGGTGATCCTGAGCAACTTGCTCAGCAGGCTATTGAACCCATGGGCCTACCGGAATGGAAGCATTTGAACTATATTGCTAGTTTTACCACCATTGACTGCCAGGGCCATTTTTCCTTCCTAATCGAAAATCTGATGGATATGTACCATGGCCATCTCCACGATAACTACCAGGCCTGGGCCTCCGCCTCCCTCCAGCGTATCGAAGCGACTCCGGACTGCGTCCATGCCTACTACGAAGCCCAGAGCTACTACAGAATTGATAAAATCTGGTCGATTTCCCAGCTCTTTTTTCCGGCCCTGCGTCGTCTCCATCCTGAGCCCTTAACCGTCAGCTACCATTACCCCCACTGGGCCTCTAGTCTGGGGGAAGACTTCAAGATTTACTGTCTTTTTTGCCCCGTCAGTGAGACCCACACCCGCGCCTACTTGGTTCATTTCACCTCTCTCCAGGCCTTTCCTAACCTCCATAAACTGCCCGTCGCCTTTCGGCAATTTTTAAAAAACCGGCTCTTCGGTTCCGCCCGCAGACTGCTAGAGGGCCTGGTGGAGCAGGACGTGATGATGATCGAGCAAGAACAACAGGCCTATCTCCGTCATCCTGAGCAACGGAGCTACGAAGTTAACCCGGCCCTGGCCGCTGTGCAAAAACTAATCCGTCAACAGGCCCAAGGCGCTACCACAGGGTTGCATTCGAGTTAG
- a CDS encoding HAMP domain-containing sensor histidine kinase translates to MKSASPRFQPQLNLVITWAGGATEESPLGQLRQQTMALLRWLIPGLEGWFWEFPVAQVLKLHCYSAPLSKSFLCFCQEMIEGYQADFQQGQAYFAHFDPPEILGFSADQDTYSLPFLFLPCLYQGQYLGGMCLGHPGPPMWHQQQLQPLQIIVEQYSLGYTLAQSSPAASLGTMALDLSHLHHELRTPLTGILGFSKMLKEELYGPLNDKQRQYVQGILLSGEHLLSLVNDFLDLAKIDARREELFLEVVAVEDLCWAALSMVQINAREKGLDLKLEIAPEVDFCRVDQKRVKQILLNLLSNAIKFTLEGGVTLRVERQGEFLTLAVIDTGIGIEAADQAQLFQPFKQLKHPLNRQTKGTGLGLVLSRKLAQLHGGDIYLESCPGQGSCFTLQLPLENLGSADESEA, encoded by the coding sequence GTGAAATCCGCTTCTCCTCGGTTCCAGCCTCAACTGAATTTAGTCATTACCTGGGCCGGAGGGGCTACAGAAGAGAGTCCCTTGGGCCAGCTTCGTCAGCAAACTATGGCCCTCCTGCGTTGGCTGATCCCTGGACTAGAGGGCTGGTTCTGGGAATTTCCAGTGGCCCAAGTATTGAAACTCCATTGCTACAGCGCTCCCCTCAGCAAATCTTTTCTTTGCTTTTGTCAGGAAATGATTGAAGGCTACCAAGCCGATTTCCAGCAGGGCCAGGCCTACTTTGCTCACTTCGACCCCCCGGAGATTCTCGGTTTCTCCGCTGACCAGGACACCTATTCTTTACCATTTCTCTTCCTTCCCTGTCTTTACCAGGGCCAGTACCTGGGGGGAATGTGTCTGGGTCATCCCGGCCCTCCCATGTGGCATCAACAGCAACTCCAGCCCCTTCAAATCATTGTCGAACAGTACAGCCTTGGCTATACCCTAGCTCAATCCTCCCCAGCGGCCTCTCTGGGGACGATGGCCTTAGACCTCTCCCATCTACACCACGAACTCCGGACACCGCTGACGGGAATCTTGGGGTTTTCTAAAATGCTTAAGGAAGAACTGTACGGGCCGCTCAACGATAAGCAACGACAGTACGTTCAAGGCATTCTACTCTCGGGGGAGCATCTCCTTTCCCTCGTCAACGATTTTCTAGACCTAGCTAAAATTGATGCTCGGCGGGAAGAACTCTTTTTAGAAGTGGTGGCGGTGGAAGACCTCTGCTGGGCGGCCCTATCTATGGTACAAATTAATGCCAGGGAAAAGGGCCTAGACCTTAAACTTGAGATAGCCCCGGAGGTGGATTTTTGTCGAGTGGATCAGAAGCGGGTTAAGCAAATTCTACTCAATCTGCTGTCCAACGCCATTAAATTTACTCTGGAGGGAGGCGTAACGCTCCGGGTTGAGCGACAAGGGGAGTTCTTAACCTTGGCGGTGATCGATACCGGCATTGGCATTGAAGCAGCAGACCAAGCCCAGTTATTTCAACCGTTTAAGCAACTCAAGCATCCCCTCAACCGCCAGACCAAAGGAACAGGTCTGGGCCTGGTACTATCCCGCAAGTTGGCCCAGTTGCACGGTGGCGATATTTACCTAGAATCCTGCCCAGGCCAGGGGAGTTGCTTTACTCTCCAGCTTCCCCTAGAAAATTTAGGCTCAGCAGATGAGTCTGAGGCCTAA
- a CDS encoding NAD(P)/FAD-dependent oxidoreductase, with translation MSNASQSTVIVGAGFAGLFTALHLRHRQYGEPIFLMDPQERFVFKPMLYELLTGELPESVVCPQYETLLEHSRITFVQDRVTGIDLQQRQLELASGQRQAFNHLVLTVGASQGYLGTQGAEATAFAFRSREQALALRQHLQDLLRQAQQTTDREHRRQLLTVAIVGAGPAGVEMAATLADLLPSWYAKMGGDIRDIRLCLINHADSILAGDANARLKKEALAALHQRMIPVELLLGIGVKAVYGDHLEYQKKGETDIQSLPAHTTIWTAGTAVNPLIKEIATQLRPENLDRHGQPLVTETLQLPDFDYVFAAGDCVTVQGQPQPALAQIAYQQGAVIAHNIQALSQGRPLKPAQPTLRGTLMKLGLGNGVANLFDKVQIHGKVGDLLRNATYLELLPTPLHNFKATTQWLEEETIHRYHRPQALSPQAVAELRLSAADRRALGWVKTLAVAAPIVFLVAVFLGLQTPSNERQPFRPLPTPVAPTR, from the coding sequence ATGTCAAACGCGTCTCAGTCCACGGTTATTGTGGGGGCCGGTTTTGCCGGTTTATTTACGGCCCTGCACCTGCGCCATCGCCAATACGGAGAGCCCATTTTCCTGATGGATCCCCAGGAACGGTTTGTCTTTAAGCCCATGCTCTACGAACTGTTGACGGGGGAATTACCGGAATCTGTTGTCTGTCCCCAATACGAAACCCTGCTCGAACATAGTCGCATCACCTTTGTTCAAGACCGGGTAACGGGCATTGATTTACAACAGCGGCAATTAGAATTGGCCAGCGGCCAACGCCAGGCCTTTAACCATCTGGTACTCACCGTCGGAGCTAGTCAAGGCTATTTAGGAACTCAAGGGGCCGAAGCCACCGCCTTTGCCTTCCGCTCACGGGAGCAGGCCCTGGCCCTGCGGCAACATCTCCAGGATTTACTTCGCCAGGCCCAGCAAACGACCGACCGAGAACACCGCCGTCAGCTTTTGACCGTGGCCATCGTGGGGGCCGGCCCTGCCGGGGTTGAAATGGCGGCCACCCTTGCAGATTTATTGCCCAGTTGGTACGCCAAGATGGGGGGGGATATCCGTGATATTCGCCTTTGTTTGATCAACCATGCCGACTCCATTTTGGCCGGGGATGCCAATGCTCGCCTGAAAAAAGAGGCCCTGGCGGCCCTGCACCAGCGCATGATTCCGGTCGAACTTTTGCTAGGCATCGGAGTCAAGGCGGTTTATGGTGATCATCTGGAGTACCAAAAAAAGGGCGAGACCGATATTCAATCCCTGCCGGCCCACACCACCATCTGGACAGCGGGAACGGCCGTGAATCCGCTGATAAAGGAGATTGCGACCCAGCTCAGACCCGAAAATCTCGACCGCCACGGCCAACCCTTGGTGACAGAAACCCTGCAATTACCAGATTTTGATTATGTCTTTGCCGCTGGGGACTGCGTTACCGTCCAGGGCCAACCCCAACCGGCTCTGGCCCAGATTGCCTACCAGCAGGGCGCGGTAATTGCCCATAATATCCAGGCCCTCAGCCAAGGCCGGCCCCTCAAACCGGCTCAACCCACCCTACGGGGTACTTTGATGAAACTGGGCCTGGGCAACGGTGTGGCTAATCTCTTCGACAAAGTCCAAATTCACGGCAAGGTGGGCGACCTACTCCGCAATGCCACCTATCTAGAACTTCTGCCTACTCCTCTGCATAATTTCAAGGCAACGACCCAATGGCTAGAAGAAGAAACCATCCATCGTTACCATCGGCCCCAGGCCCTGTCTCCCCAAGCAGTCGCAGAACTGCGGCTCTCCGCAGCCGACCGCCGGGCCCTGGGCTGGGTCAAAACTTTGGCCGTTGCGGCTCCTATCGTCTTTCTCGTGGCGGTGTTTCTGGGCCTACAAACGCCTAGCAATGAACGTCAGCCCTTTCGTCCCCTGCCTACCCCTGTTGCACCGACACGCTAG